A single region of the Malus sylvestris chromosome 8, drMalSylv7.2, whole genome shotgun sequence genome encodes:
- the LOC126633443 gene encoding ATP sulfurylase 2-like, producing the protein MSPTIKLHDRHLNLLNNNNIGISKPKTELLHFKLKFRTKPIYHSDPLLSVAYNSTMHASSAHPPQSGVIKSSLIDPDGGALVDLVVPKSQRFAKALKAEALPKVRLTKIDLEWVHVVSEGWASPLRGFMREDQYLQSLHFNSLRIEDGSLVNMSLPIVLAIDDETKERIGSSNDVGLVGPDGNLVGVLNSIEIYKHNKEERIARTWGSTAPGLPYVEEVITPAGNWLIGGDLEVLDRIKYNDGLDHYRLSPQQLRKEFDRRRADAVFAFQLRNPVHNGHALLMNDTRRRLLDMGYKNPILLLHPLGGFTKPDDVPLDVRMEQHSKVLEDGVLDPETTIVGIFPSPMHYAGPTEVQWHAKARINAGANFYIVGRDPAGMGHPTEKRDLYDPDHGKKVLSMAPGLEKLNILPFRVAAYDTVEKKMAFFDPSRAKDFLFISGTKMRAYAKSGENPPDGFMCPSGWKVLVNYYESLQTEEASQQQAVLST; encoded by the exons ATGTCTCCCACCATTAAACTCCACGACCGCCACCTCAATctcctcaacaacaacaacatcggcatctccaaacccaaaaccgaaCTCCTACACTTCAAGCTCAAATTCCGAACCAAACCCATCTACCACTCCGACCCGTTGCTCTCCGTCGCCTACAACTCCACAATGCACGCCTCCTCCGCTCACCCGCCTCAGTCCGGCGTCATCAAGAGCTCCCTGATCGACCCCGACGGCGGGGCCCTGGTCGATCTCGTGGTGCCGAAGAGCCAGAGGTTTGCCAAGGCTTTGAAGGCGGAGGCGCTGCCCAAGGTGCGGCTGACGAAGATTGATCTCGAGTGGGTACACGTCGTCAGCGAGGGGTGGGCCAGCCCGCTGCGGGGATTTATGAGAGAAGACCAGTACTTGCAGAGCTTGCATTTTAATTCGCTGCGAATCGAAGACGGGTCGTTGGTCAACATGTCACTGCCCATTGTATTGGCGATTGACGACGAGACTAAGGAGAGAATCGGGTCGTCGAATGATGTCGGGCTGGTCGGTCCGGATGGTAATTTGGTTGGCGTATTGAACAg cATTGAGATTTACAAGCATAACAAAGAAGAAAGGATTGCTAGGACTTGGGGATCAACCGCGCCGGGATTGCCATACGTTGAGGAGGTGATCACTCCGGCTGGAAACTGGCTTATTGGCGGAGACTTGGAAGTACTAGACCGTATCAAATATAACGACGGGCTTGATCACTATAGGCTCTCTCCTCAACAGCTCCGGAAAGAATTTGACAGGCGTCGAGCTGATGCAGTTTTCGCCTTTCAGTTGAGAAATCCCGTGCATAATGGCCACGCCTTGTTGATGAACGACACACGCAGGCGACTATTGGACATGGGATACAAGAATCCAATTCTGTTGCTTCATCCTTTGGGAGGTTTCACAAAGCCTGACGATGTGCCATTGGATGTTCGGATGGAGCAACATAGCAAG GTCCTAGAAGATGGAGTTCTTGACCCGGAAACTACTATTGTGGGTATATTCCCATCACCTATGCACTACGCAGGTCCAACTGAAGTACAGTGGCATGCCAAAGCTCGGATAAATGCAGGTGCAAATTTCTACATTGTCGGCCGTGATCCTGCTGGTATGGGACACCCCACAGAGAAGAGGGATCTATATGACCCTGATCATGGGAAAAAGGTGTTAAGCATGGCTCCCGGGCTCGAGAAGCTCAATATTTTGCCTTTCAGG GTGGCAGCTTATGACACTGTGGAGAAGAAGATGGCATTTTTCGATCCTTCACGCGCTAAAGATTTCCTCTTCATCTCTGGAACCAAG ATGCGTGCTTATGCAAAGAGCGGCGAAAACCCTCCTGATGGTTTTATGTGTCCGTCGGGATGGAAGGTTCTCGTCAACTATTACGAGAGCTTGCAAACAGAAGAGGCATCGCAGCAACAAGCTGTGTTATCCACTTAG
- the LOC126631152 gene encoding protein SMALL AUXIN UP-REGULATED RNA 51-like, with product MAIRKSSRLPQTAVLKQILKRCSSLGKKQQHYDEQGLPLDVPKGHFVVYVGENRSRYIVPISFLTRPEFQSLLHQAEEEFGFDHDMGLTIPCEEVAFQTLTSMLR from the coding sequence ATGGCCATCAGAAAATCAAGCCGGCTTCCGCAAACAGCAGTCCTGAAGCAGATTCTCAAGAGGTGCTCCAGCTTGGGAAAAAAGCAGCAGCACTACGACGAACAGGGCCTCCCTCTTGATGTCCCAAAAGGTCATTTCGTCGTCTATGTCGGAGAAAACAGAAGCAGATACATCGTACCGATCTCCTTCCTCACCCGGCCCGAGTTCCAGAGCCTGCTTCACCAAGCAGAGGAAGAGTTCGGCTTCGATCACGACATGGGTCTCACGATTCCTTGCGAAGAAGTCGCTTTTCAGACATTAACCTCCATGCTCCGGTGA
- the LOC126632296 gene encoding filament-like plant protein 6 isoform X2, with translation MTTKESLVKQHAKVAEEAVSGWEKAEAEALALKTHLESVTLLKLTAEDRAAHLDGALKECMRQIRNLKEEHEQKIQDVVLTKNTQVDKIKHELETKIANLDQELLRSAAENAAISRSLQERSNMLFKISEEKSQAEAEIEHFKSNVESCEREIHSLKYELHLAAKELEIRNEEKNMSMRSAEAANKQHMEGVKKITKLEAECQRLRGLVRKKLPGPAALAQMKLEVESLGRDYGETRLRKSPVKLSSPQMSPHMSPATEFSLDNVQKFQKENEFLTERLLAMEEETKMLKEALAKRNSDVLDSRSMYAQAASKLQTLEAQLQINNLQKGSPKSVVQITPGGSSSQDASNPPSLTSLSEDSNDDTRSYAESWATTLEKNNAKSNKSESQNDLNLMDDFLEMEKLACLPNDSNAAISSKTSERESHDALGDVTAAKDVQSEQQHDSSPLVGDQASSNAELSGSSPESDESQLPLVKLRSKICMLLEFLSKETDFGKVVEDIKLVVQEAQDTLHPHTVKCVSEEVHSSDALCDRQANPDDSGLTTEKEITLSQPATETMKVISEDLASAISLIHDFVLSLGKEVMEVHDTFPDGDGLTLKIEEFSGTFSKVIHGNLSLGEFVLGLSHVLANASELKFNVLGFKGVESETNSPDCIDKVALPENKVVEKDSSQRFQNVCVHIPNHTNPEVPDDGNLVSGYEPNAEPCKISLEEFEQLKSEKDNLATDLARCSETLEITKSQLQETEQLLAEAKSQFASAKNSNSLAETQLKCMAESYRSLESRAQELETELKLLQVRNETLESELQEEKRNHQDALARCTELQEQLKSNEILEAETEFKTKQDRELADAAEKLAECQETIFLLGKQLKALHPQTEVVGSPYSGRSQKGEGFTEDEPTTSAMNLQDSEKGETEGASSVNVNRVVGSESPINLHNSPCPSDTEAGTLLKSPVSSKSPKHKSSKSTPSSTSSTPTPEKHQRGISRFFSSKGKNGY, from the exons ATGACTACCAAAGAGAGCTTGGTTAAACAGCATGCTAAAGTTGCCGAAGAAGCCGTCTCAG GTTGGGAAAAGGCTGAAGCGGAGGCTCTCGCATTGAAAACTCATCTAGAATCTGTGACTCTTTTGAAGCTCACTGCTGAAGACCGGGCCGCACATTTGGATGGTGCTCTTAAAGAGTGCATGCGACAGATACGTAATCTTAAGGAAGAACATGAGCAGAAAATACAAGACGTtgttttaaccaaaaacacaCAAGTTGACAAAATCAAGCATGAGCTCGAAACGAAGATAGCTAATTTAGATCAAGAACTCCTAAGGTCTGCTGCTGAAAATGCCGCTATTTCCAGGTCCTTACAAGAGCGTTCGAATATGCTATTCAAGATAAGCGAAGAGAAGTCACAAGCTGAGGCAGAAATTGAGCATTTTAAGAGCAACGTTGAGTCTTGTGAAAGGGAAATACATTCTCTGAAGTATGAACTCCATCTAGCCGCCAAGGAGCTAGAAATTCGGAATGAGGAAAAGAACATGAGTATGAGGTCTGCCGAAGCAGCCAACAAGCAGCATATGGAAGGtgttaaaaaaataactaaGCTTGAAGCAGAGTGCCAAAGATTACGTGGTCTTGTGCGGAAGAAGTTACCTGGTCCTGCTGCACTTGCACAAATGAAGCTAGAGGTTGAAAGTTTAGGCCGAGATTATGGAGAAACTCGATTAAGGAAGTCTCCTGTTAAGCTTTCtagtccacaaatgtccccacaCATGTCCCCAGCGACTGAGTTTTCTCTTGATAATGTACAGAAGTTTCAAAAGGAGAATGAATTTCTCACAGAACGTTTATTAGCAATGGAAGAAGAAACAAAGATGCTGAAAGAAGCTTTGGCAAAGCGTAACAGCGATGTGCTGGATTCAAGGAGTATGTATGCTCAGGCAGCCAGCAAGCTTCAAACATTAGAAGCACAACTTCAAATCAACAATCTACAGAAAGGCTCGCCAAAATCTGTTGTTCAGATCACCCCTGGAGGTTCGTCAAGCCAGGACGCAAGCAATCCACCAAGCTTGACCTCCTTGTCTGAAGATAGTAATGATGACACCAGAAGCTATGCTGAGTCTTGGGCCACAACATTGGAGAAGAACAATGCAAAGTCAAACAAATCTGAAAGTCAAAACGACTTGAATCTTATGGATGACTTTCTGGAGATGGAGAAGTTGGCTTGTTTGCCAAATGACTCGAATGCAGCCATCTCTAGTAAGACATCCGAAAGAGAGAGTCATGATGCTTTGGGAGATGTCACTGCCGCCAAAGATGTGCAATCTGAGCAGCAGCATGATTCAAGTCCCTTGGTAGGTGACCAGGCATCTTCTAATGCGGAATTGTCAGGATCCAGTCCTGAATCTGATGAAAGCCAGCTGCCACTGGTGAAACTCCGTTCGAAAATCTGTATGCTATTGGAATTCTTATCTAAGGAAACCGATTTTGGGAAAGTTGTTGAGGATATCAAACTTGTAGTCCAGGAAGCACAAGATACTCTGCACCCGCACACTGTAAAGTGTGTTTCTGAGGAAGTTCACAGCTCTGATGCCCTATGTGACCGGCAGGCAAATCCTGATGATTCTGGTTTAACCACAGAAAAGGAAATCACTTTGTCCCAGCCAGCCACAGAGACCATGAAAGTAATAAGCGAAGATCTGGCATCTGCCATTTCTTTGATCCATGACTTTGTGCTGTCCCTGGGCAAAGAAGTGATGGAAGTGCATGACACATTTCCGGATGGCGATGGATTGACCCTAAAGATTGAAGAATTCTCTGGCACATTTAGTAAAGTTATTCATGGAAACTTAAGTTTGGGTGAATTTGTTCTTGGCCTTTCGCATGTTTTAGCAAACGCCAGTGAACTCAAATTCAACGTTCTAGGCTTCAAGGGTGTTGAATCAGAAACTAACAGTCCTGATTGTATTGACAAGGTAGCATTACCAGAGAATAAGGTAGTTGAGAAGGATTCATCACAAAGATTTCAAAATGTTTGTGTCCACATTCCTAATCATACGAACCCTGAAGTTCCTGACGATGGAAATCTTGTCTCCGGCTATGAACCAAATGCCGAGCCATGCAAAATCTCGCTGGAGGAGTTTGAACAACTGAAATCAGAGAAAGATAACCTGGCAACGGATTTGGCAAGATGTTCTGAAACTCTAGAGATTACAAAGTCTCAATTACAGGAAACTGAGCAGCTTCTTGCTGAAGCTAAATCACAATTTGCTTCTGCTAAGAACTCAAATAGCTTAGCCGAGACGCAGCTGAAATGTATGGCAGAAtcatacaggtcactagagtCACGAGCTCAGGAGTTAGAAACTGAACTGAAGCTTCTGCAAGTCAGAAACGAAACTTTGGAAAGCGAGCTACAAGAAGAGAAAAGGAACCATCAAGATGCTTTGGCCAGGTGCACGGAACTTCAAGAGCAGTTGAAAAG CAATGAGATTTTGGAAGCTGAGACTGAATTCAAGACAAAACAG GACAGGGAGTTGGCAGATGCAGCGGAGAAGCTTGCCGAGTGTCAAGAAACCATATTTCTTCTCGGCAAGCAGTTGAAAGCATTGCACCCTCAAACAGAGGTCGTGGGATCTCCATACAGTGGGAGGAGTCAAAAGGGTGAAGGGTTCACCGAGGATGAACCCACTACCAGTGCCATGAACTTGCAAGACTCAGAAAAAGGTGAGACGGAAGGCGCTTCTTCTGTCAATGTAAACAGAGTGGTGGGCAGCGAGTCTCCCATCAACCTGCATAACTCTCCATGCCCATCCGACACAGAGGCAGGCACTCTCTTAAAATCACCAGTCAGTTCCAAAAGTCCGAAACACAAGTCTTCCAAGTCAACTCCCTCATCAACGTCTTCTACCCCAACACCAGAGAAACATCAGCGCGGCATCAGCAGATTCTTCTCCTCAAAAGGAAAGAACGGTTATTAG
- the LOC126632296 gene encoding filament-like plant protein 6 isoform X1, with translation MDRRGWPWKKKSSDKAAAEKAAAAADSLASQAQTEQEKYKKPNYVQISVEQYSHLTGLEEQVKNYEDQVKNYEDQVQTLEDEIKDLNDKLTEADSEMTTKESLVKQHAKVAEEAVSGWEKAEAEALALKTHLESVTLLKLTAEDRAAHLDGALKECMRQIRNLKEEHEQKIQDVVLTKNTQVDKIKHELETKIANLDQELLRSAAENAAISRSLQERSNMLFKISEEKSQAEAEIEHFKSNVESCEREIHSLKYELHLAAKELEIRNEEKNMSMRSAEAANKQHMEGVKKITKLEAECQRLRGLVRKKLPGPAALAQMKLEVESLGRDYGETRLRKSPVKLSSPQMSPHMSPATEFSLDNVQKFQKENEFLTERLLAMEEETKMLKEALAKRNSDVLDSRSMYAQAASKLQTLEAQLQINNLQKGSPKSVVQITPGGSSSQDASNPPSLTSLSEDSNDDTRSYAESWATTLEKNNAKSNKSESQNDLNLMDDFLEMEKLACLPNDSNAAISSKTSERESHDALGDVTAAKDVQSEQQHDSSPLVGDQASSNAELSGSSPESDESQLPLVKLRSKICMLLEFLSKETDFGKVVEDIKLVVQEAQDTLHPHTVKCVSEEVHSSDALCDRQANPDDSGLTTEKEITLSQPATETMKVISEDLASAISLIHDFVLSLGKEVMEVHDTFPDGDGLTLKIEEFSGTFSKVIHGNLSLGEFVLGLSHVLANASELKFNVLGFKGVESETNSPDCIDKVALPENKVVEKDSSQRFQNVCVHIPNHTNPEVPDDGNLVSGYEPNAEPCKISLEEFEQLKSEKDNLATDLARCSETLEITKSQLQETEQLLAEAKSQFASAKNSNSLAETQLKCMAESYRSLESRAQELETELKLLQVRNETLESELQEEKRNHQDALARCTELQEQLKSNEILEAETEFKTKQDRELADAAEKLAECQETIFLLGKQLKALHPQTEVVGSPYSGRSQKGEGFTEDEPTTSAMNLQDSEKGETEGASSVNVNRVVGSESPINLHNSPCPSDTEAGTLLKSPVSSKSPKHKSSKSTPSSTSSTPTPEKHQRGISRFFSSKGKNGY, from the exons ATGGACCGACGGGGTTGGCCGTGGAAGAAAAAGTCGTCGGACAAGGCGGCAGCGGAGAAAGCCGCCGCCGCAGCGGACTCTCTTGCCAGCCAGGCACAGACTGAGCAA GAGAAGTACAAAAAACCAAATTATGTGCAAATTTCTGTGGAGCAATATTCGCATCTGACCGGTTTGGAGGAGCAAGTGAAGAATTACGAGGAtcaagtgaagaattatgagGATCAAGTTCAGACATTGGAGGACGAAATTAAGGATTTGAATGATAAGCTCACTGAGGCCGATTCCGAGATGACTACCAAAGAGAGCTTGGTTAAACAGCATGCTAAAGTTGCCGAAGAAGCCGTCTCAG GTTGGGAAAAGGCTGAAGCGGAGGCTCTCGCATTGAAAACTCATCTAGAATCTGTGACTCTTTTGAAGCTCACTGCTGAAGACCGGGCCGCACATTTGGATGGTGCTCTTAAAGAGTGCATGCGACAGATACGTAATCTTAAGGAAGAACATGAGCAGAAAATACAAGACGTtgttttaaccaaaaacacaCAAGTTGACAAAATCAAGCATGAGCTCGAAACGAAGATAGCTAATTTAGATCAAGAACTCCTAAGGTCTGCTGCTGAAAATGCCGCTATTTCCAGGTCCTTACAAGAGCGTTCGAATATGCTATTCAAGATAAGCGAAGAGAAGTCACAAGCTGAGGCAGAAATTGAGCATTTTAAGAGCAACGTTGAGTCTTGTGAAAGGGAAATACATTCTCTGAAGTATGAACTCCATCTAGCCGCCAAGGAGCTAGAAATTCGGAATGAGGAAAAGAACATGAGTATGAGGTCTGCCGAAGCAGCCAACAAGCAGCATATGGAAGGtgttaaaaaaataactaaGCTTGAAGCAGAGTGCCAAAGATTACGTGGTCTTGTGCGGAAGAAGTTACCTGGTCCTGCTGCACTTGCACAAATGAAGCTAGAGGTTGAAAGTTTAGGCCGAGATTATGGAGAAACTCGATTAAGGAAGTCTCCTGTTAAGCTTTCtagtccacaaatgtccccacaCATGTCCCCAGCGACTGAGTTTTCTCTTGATAATGTACAGAAGTTTCAAAAGGAGAATGAATTTCTCACAGAACGTTTATTAGCAATGGAAGAAGAAACAAAGATGCTGAAAGAAGCTTTGGCAAAGCGTAACAGCGATGTGCTGGATTCAAGGAGTATGTATGCTCAGGCAGCCAGCAAGCTTCAAACATTAGAAGCACAACTTCAAATCAACAATCTACAGAAAGGCTCGCCAAAATCTGTTGTTCAGATCACCCCTGGAGGTTCGTCAAGCCAGGACGCAAGCAATCCACCAAGCTTGACCTCCTTGTCTGAAGATAGTAATGATGACACCAGAAGCTATGCTGAGTCTTGGGCCACAACATTGGAGAAGAACAATGCAAAGTCAAACAAATCTGAAAGTCAAAACGACTTGAATCTTATGGATGACTTTCTGGAGATGGAGAAGTTGGCTTGTTTGCCAAATGACTCGAATGCAGCCATCTCTAGTAAGACATCCGAAAGAGAGAGTCATGATGCTTTGGGAGATGTCACTGCCGCCAAAGATGTGCAATCTGAGCAGCAGCATGATTCAAGTCCCTTGGTAGGTGACCAGGCATCTTCTAATGCGGAATTGTCAGGATCCAGTCCTGAATCTGATGAAAGCCAGCTGCCACTGGTGAAACTCCGTTCGAAAATCTGTATGCTATTGGAATTCTTATCTAAGGAAACCGATTTTGGGAAAGTTGTTGAGGATATCAAACTTGTAGTCCAGGAAGCACAAGATACTCTGCACCCGCACACTGTAAAGTGTGTTTCTGAGGAAGTTCACAGCTCTGATGCCCTATGTGACCGGCAGGCAAATCCTGATGATTCTGGTTTAACCACAGAAAAGGAAATCACTTTGTCCCAGCCAGCCACAGAGACCATGAAAGTAATAAGCGAAGATCTGGCATCTGCCATTTCTTTGATCCATGACTTTGTGCTGTCCCTGGGCAAAGAAGTGATGGAAGTGCATGACACATTTCCGGATGGCGATGGATTGACCCTAAAGATTGAAGAATTCTCTGGCACATTTAGTAAAGTTATTCATGGAAACTTAAGTTTGGGTGAATTTGTTCTTGGCCTTTCGCATGTTTTAGCAAACGCCAGTGAACTCAAATTCAACGTTCTAGGCTTCAAGGGTGTTGAATCAGAAACTAACAGTCCTGATTGTATTGACAAGGTAGCATTACCAGAGAATAAGGTAGTTGAGAAGGATTCATCACAAAGATTTCAAAATGTTTGTGTCCACATTCCTAATCATACGAACCCTGAAGTTCCTGACGATGGAAATCTTGTCTCCGGCTATGAACCAAATGCCGAGCCATGCAAAATCTCGCTGGAGGAGTTTGAACAACTGAAATCAGAGAAAGATAACCTGGCAACGGATTTGGCAAGATGTTCTGAAACTCTAGAGATTACAAAGTCTCAATTACAGGAAACTGAGCAGCTTCTTGCTGAAGCTAAATCACAATTTGCTTCTGCTAAGAACTCAAATAGCTTAGCCGAGACGCAGCTGAAATGTATGGCAGAAtcatacaggtcactagagtCACGAGCTCAGGAGTTAGAAACTGAACTGAAGCTTCTGCAAGTCAGAAACGAAACTTTGGAAAGCGAGCTACAAGAAGAGAAAAGGAACCATCAAGATGCTTTGGCCAGGTGCACGGAACTTCAAGAGCAGTTGAAAAG CAATGAGATTTTGGAAGCTGAGACTGAATTCAAGACAAAACAG GACAGGGAGTTGGCAGATGCAGCGGAGAAGCTTGCCGAGTGTCAAGAAACCATATTTCTTCTCGGCAAGCAGTTGAAAGCATTGCACCCTCAAACAGAGGTCGTGGGATCTCCATACAGTGGGAGGAGTCAAAAGGGTGAAGGGTTCACCGAGGATGAACCCACTACCAGTGCCATGAACTTGCAAGACTCAGAAAAAGGTGAGACGGAAGGCGCTTCTTCTGTCAATGTAAACAGAGTGGTGGGCAGCGAGTCTCCCATCAACCTGCATAACTCTCCATGCCCATCCGACACAGAGGCAGGCACTCTCTTAAAATCACCAGTCAGTTCCAAAAGTCCGAAACACAAGTCTTCCAAGTCAACTCCCTCATCAACGTCTTCTACCCCAACACCAGAGAAACATCAGCGCGGCATCAGCAGATTCTTCTCCTCAAAAGGAAAGAACGGTTATTAG